GTCTTTCTTTCCGGATTGGGGAGGGCAGAAAGGATTGTAGGGTGTAAGCCTGAACTTTTAAGAAAGCCATGAAGTTCCTTGCCTCCTGTCAGCCAGTGCATATCAGACCAGAAATCGGCTCCTGCGGCTGTAATGTGCCTCCAGAAACGTTCCTTATCGGCAGTGTACCAGAACATCATGTGTTCACTTAATCTCTCACATGCGCCTGTAAAATCCGTAAGTACTCCATCCATATCCAGAAAAACCTTCAGCCCTGAATGTTGCCCAAAAAAGGGTAAAACAGATATATTGTCTGGAAGAACGGGGTGAAAACTAAGGGAGTTGCTCTGAACCGGACTGCACTGAACAGGATAACCCTGAAAGGAACCATTTTGAGCCTGGCTACTCTGAACTGGATTACTCGGACTATAATCTACAGGAGTTGAGTTGTTCTTTACGGAACTTTTCCTTGTAAACCTGCGCTGATCAACATAATTGGACATGGCAACCGTTCCTTACCTTTTCTGACGGCAAATAGATTCCTACTTACTATAGGGGGTATTATAATTATATTTACTCTTTCTAAATAATATAATTAACTGAAGGGCTCAAAAATGCTAGTAGTGTAAAAAATGCCAATCGTCACAAAATAAGACTAAATGTTAAGATGGGTAGAAACACGAAAAAGGGAAATAAAACAGAAAGGAGCTATTTAGGGTATAGTTAAGTTTCGGATTTTGTTTCTATGAAGAAGCGTAAAACCCCTGAGTCTTTAGTTGAGTGGTAGTTCACACCCTGTTAACCCAATCCATACTTATTTTGTATCAGGTATTTCCCGGATGAAATAAACGTCCTTTTCCTGGAAGACCTCTCCGAAGAATGCCATTACATAGCCCTGATTATCTATTTTCTGCTCCTCTCAGCCAGAGGTCTGACCATGATTCCCTCGACTCTCCTCCTCCTGGCAGGGTTATTGATCTTCGATCCCGTGGAACTTTTTGCAGTAAACATGGCAGGGATACTGAGCTCTTCTACTATAGTTTGCTATTTCTCAAAATACCTGGGTTTTGACGTATATTTCGAAACAAAATACGGCAAATATATCCGAAAAATAAGGGGTGGGCTAACGGACAAAGAACTTCAATTGTTGGCTGGAGTTTTTTTTCCGCTCGTACCGACGGATTTGATTGTGTATGTGGCATCGAGCCTTAGAATACCCATTCTCAAATGTCTGCTGGGAGTCTTCATAGGGGAAGCCGTAATTAATACATTTTACATACTTTCGACAACATTGATCCTTAAGCTTTGAAATTTTTTAATCATGGCAAAAATAAGTAGCAGGATTTTCCTGAATATTTTAGTCCTGCACGAAGCTTATAAAATCACACGAACCAGGTAAGTAATTGCTAAATAACGCTCTTCGTATACCTCTACCCATAGTAAGCGAAAAACTTTATACATATCTTTTTATAGATCTTTTTCCTTATTGTATGCCTCTACCCATAGTAAGCGAAAAGCAAAGGATGAGAGCCAGTGAAAAACCATCAGATCTTCCCCTTACTTCTGATTATTATCAGTATTGTTACTGTCATTTCCGGCTGCATCGGAAGTAATGGAACCGGTTCCGATAAATTCAACGAAACTTCGGAAGAGGAAAGCCAGCAGATTGCCGAAACCTATGTCAGAAACCTGGATTTCTACAGGAAATATAATTTAACCGAACCGATCCTTGTAGAAACCGTGACCCTTCGTTGCCCTTACTGCTGGGAGTTCGTCTACAATTTTGATCTTATTTCTGAAAAAGATCCGGATGTAATCGATACAGCTACAGTGACAGTCACAGTGACTGAAGGTGAGGTTGTCGATGTGGTCTATGCTCAGGGAAGCAGGTACTAACTGGAATTCAAACTAACTTCGTGGACGCTGCATCCTTGAGAAAGCCGAAAATGAGGCTAAAGAAAGAGAATAAAGGAAGAGGTTAAGGGAAAAGGGTGAGGGAAGAGAATAAATAAGGATGAAATAAAGGAAGAGGATCAAAAAGAGAAAGTAAAGACGAAGAAAACCTCTACCTTCTCGTCCACTATCTCATCTGTTTTTTTCTTTTAAATTATCATTAGATTTTTTCCATTAATTTTTTGATATCTGCCTTGATATCCGATGCAAGCTTTTTTGCACTGTCTCCAGTCGTGTCAACCAGCTTTTCAACCCTGTCGGTAGTACTTTTTACCTCGTCTTTTACATCAATGGACTTTATTTCCCCGAATAGTGACTTTATTTCCCCATTTATGCTCTTTTCAAGTTTAGAGGCTTCATTCCCTGTTTTTTTTGCAAGGCTGTCAACATCATCCCCTAGCTTTCCAATTTTTCCCTGAATATCGAAACTTTTTTTACCGGTTTCTTTTGTTTCAGTCTCAACTTCTTTTGTCATATAATCCCCTCTAAATATTCAATAATGATAATAGATTTTTCTCGTGAAGAGAGCTTGTTTTTTAGATACTTATATCTCGGCATCCAGAATTATAACATTATCCTTGGAAGTTAAGGTTTCTTCGGGATTTGTAAAAGAATCCTTTTCGGGTAAAAAGCCAGCAGCCGAAATTTATAAAGCGAAGATATACTTTATATAGAGTTCCTGCTATGTTAAAAGGTTTGATCATTTTACAGAATTTCAAGTAGCTTGTGTGTGCAGTTCACTATATAAACTATAAATTGAAATAGTATGCTTGTAAAGAGTAAGAATATTCAACAAATTCAAAGAGTGTATCAGGCCAGGCATAAATTTCCGGAAAGAAGGGGAAAAAATCCGGCGAATATTATAACCACGGCTTCTGTAATGCATTCCCCGGCAAGCCGATAAGTCAGAAACATGATAAGATACATTTTTCAGTAGAGAACTGGATCTCCGGGACAGAATACCTCCATAAAAATGATAGAGGAGACATGCAGACCTTAGTTATATGCATAGACAGGGATAATGACCTGGGCGAAAAAGCAAAAATGGGAACTCCCATAGTAGGGAGGGAGGCAAATGTTCAGGCAGCAGTTGCACTTGGGATTGCTGACCCTGAGGATTCGGACACAAATACGATTTTCGGAGGGATCCGGATCCTTGACGAGCTTCGGGCAAAAGGAGTTGACGCTGAGATCGTCTCTTTTGCAGGGGATAAGAATGTCGGCGTGATCTCAGACCAGAAGATTGCTGAACAGCTTGAACTCTATCTCCAGATGAACGAAGTAAAGGGAGCAGTCTTTGTTTCGGATGGGGCAGAGGATGAAACTCTTGTCCCTATTGTGCAATCTAGAATGAAAATCGACTCCGTAAAACGTATTGTTGTTATGCAGAGTGAAAACCTGGAAAGCACATATTATATCCTTAAGCACGTCTTCAGTGATCCCAAGATATCTCAAACTTTTTTTGTGCCTATAGGTCTTGCTTTTCTTATCTATGCCATCTTTTTGCTTGCCCGCTATCCCGAAGGGGCAGTTGTGGGAATTCTTGCGGCTGTCGGGCTTTACATGCTGTACAGGGGCTTCGGGCTCGATGATATTGTTGCCCTCGAAAAAGAAAGGCTCTGGGATGCTTTTCTTAAGCAGAAGATGGTTTTCATCAGCTACACTGCTGCCCTGCTTATCAGTCTTGTGGCCACTGTATACGGAGCTATGGAGGTATGGAAACTCTACTCTGCAGAAGGGGTCTGGTATCACGGCACCCTGACACTTATTTCGGTCTTCATCAATGTCTCTGTATGGTGGTACGCAGTAGCCCTCCTTCTTGCGGACCTGGGAAAGATTTTCGATCTCAGGATGGATGGCAGGTCCATATATAGAAATGTCTCCATCTCTCTCTTCGTGATCGCAACCGGCCTGCTTTTCTGGGGAGCAAGCACATACATCCTGGCAGCAGCCTCCATATCGGATGGGATCTTAAGTGATCCTTCCCTTGCACTGCAGTACTTCGTATATTCGATTATAATTGCAATCCTCATTGCACTTGCAGGGATTAAATATTCTATGTCAAACCAGACTCTGGAAAACGAGAAGAGAGTTAAAGGAAGAAGAAATAAGAAAATCGCATGAACTTCTGAGAGACCAATCAGTTGAAAATTAATAAGTTTAGCATTAAAACGCGGGAAAGGAGATCTAAAAATGGAGAAGGCAACTGAAATTGCAGAAATTGCAATACTTGGAGGTGTGGGTTTCAGCTCATACAGGGACTGCGAAAGCCAGCAGGTGAAGACTCCCTATGGAGGGATTACCGCATATATAACCAGTATAAAAGGAAGAAGTGTTGCAATAATTCCCAGACATGCCGAAGAAATCCATGTCCCGCCGCACAGAGTTAACTACAGGGCAAACATCTGGGCTGTCCACTCCCTCGGCGTAAAGCGTGTAATCTCCACAAACTCGGTTGGGTCAATGCGAGGGCATCCAGTGGGCAGTTTTGTCGTGCTTGACGATTTCATTGATTTTACCTGCAAAAGGCCCTCTTCCTTTTATGACGATCAAACTGTTCATGTTGATGTTACTGAGCCATATTGCCCTGAAATAAAGGCAGCTCTTAAGTATGCCCTGGGAAAACATGGACTTTCCTATACCGAGGGAATTTATGCCTGTACTGAAGGTCCCCGTTTTGAGACTCGGGCTGAAATCCGCATGATGAGCAAGTTTGCAGATGTTGTTGGCATGACAGGGGTACCGGAAGTAGTCCTTGCAAAGGAACTCAGCCTTTGTTATGCTTCCCTTGCCATCGTTACAAACCAGGCATGTGGGATGACCACGCAAAAATTAACGGCAGATGAAGTCACAGAAGTTGTCGGGAAGGCACAGGGCTCAATCTTCAAAATTCTCTCGGATGCGATTGGAAATATTCCAGAGACCCGGAACTGCATGTGCAGGTTTACAAAGGAAGGAGCCTGCCTTTAATATTTTTTGATGAGTTGAGAGGAAGTGTCAACTGAAAGAAGGTATCAACTGAAAGAAGGTATCAACTGAAAATATAATACTCTCTCTTCAGCCTAACCTCTTTATTAAACCCTCTGCTGTTAACTGAATTTCTCTGTTTAACCTGATCTCTTTATCCAGCTCAATTTCCTATTTAGTTGAACCTATCTTCCAGCTGAACCGAAAATTATGTGTTCTGAAAATCAGGGTTTTTGTTCTCGTGAAACAAACTCTAACAATTATTATATTATATTTAAGTGATAATATCTAAATACGATAGCTTCTATATATGAAGATACATGTAGATGCTCTGAAGAATGTGCTCAGAAAGGCATACCCTGCAAAAAATCGGGTGGTATGCTCTGGAAAACGTTTTCACTTCGGAAGATTTTCTGAAAACCGTCGCATATTTTCCTCTTTATATTTTCCTCTTTAAGTTTACATGCACATCTCAATATCACATATGCTACTGCAGTTTTAGATGGCAGAGTACTATCATTTTTCGAACGC
The Methanosarcina sp. WWM596 DNA segment above includes these coding regions:
- the mtnP gene encoding S-methyl-5'-thioadenosine phosphorylase — its product is MEKATEIAEIAILGGVGFSSYRDCESQQVKTPYGGITAYITSIKGRSVAIIPRHAEEIHVPPHRVNYRANIWAVHSLGVKRVISTNSVGSMRGHPVGSFVVLDDFIDFTCKRPSSFYDDQTVHVDVTEPYCPEIKAALKYALGKHGLSYTEGIYACTEGPRFETRAEIRMMSKFADVVGMTGVPEVVLAKELSLCYASLAIVTNQACGMTTQKLTADEVTEVVGKAQGSIFKILSDAIGNIPETRNCMCRFTKEGACL
- a CDS encoding DUF373 family protein, whose protein sequence is MQTLVICIDRDNDLGEKAKMGTPIVGREANVQAAVALGIADPEDSDTNTIFGGIRILDELRAKGVDAEIVSFAGDKNVGVISDQKIAEQLELYLQMNEVKGAVFVSDGAEDETLVPIVQSRMKIDSVKRIVVMQSENLESTYYILKHVFSDPKISQTFFVPIGLAFLIYAIFLLARYPEGAVVGILAAVGLYMLYRGFGLDDIVALEKERLWDAFLKQKMVFISYTAALLISLVATVYGAMEVWKLYSAEGVWYHGTLTLISVFINVSVWWYAVALLLADLGKIFDLRMDGRSIYRNVSISLFVIATGLLFWGASTYILAAASISDGILSDPSLALQYFVYSIIIAILIALAGIKYSMSNQTLENEKRVKGRRNKKIA
- a CDS encoding VTT domain-containing protein; its protein translation is MIPSTLLLLAGLLIFDPVELFAVNMAGILSSSTIVCYFSKYLGFDVYFETKYGKYIRKIRGGLTDKELQLLAGVFFPLVPTDLIVYVASSLRIPILKCLLGVFIGEAVINTFYILSTTLILKL